TTTTAGATTTTGTAATCACATTCCTCTTCGTTTCTACTCAGAATACacttcagatttttattttcatcgaTGTTTGCACAAACCACCTGTTTCCCCAATACAGAAACATTATAAAACGTGAATTGGACATGTGCTGCCATCTGGTGGCCATGTTTAAGACTTGCAGATGACTGAAAATATCTTGCATTGATTCTCTGTATCTTGCCTTACAAATGCAAAATCCGTTATTCACCACTTAATTTCGGGGACTTTCTGGTAAagcagttaaaagaaaaaacattttgagaGATGAAGCTCTTTTAACTAACCAAAAGGCCAATTTTCTCTTGTATTTTCAGTTGTCATTTTCTGAGCCTATTAATGGAAAAAGGATTTTCAGAGAGCATATTGTACTCGATCAAAAACAACCCCCTCAAAGGACTGCATTGCTGCCATTGCATTAGTCTGACAGTCTTCTCGCTATTTTTTCCACGGAGACTGGCAAAGCTGTCTTCTGTGggttttttaatacatttgttcACTTATTTATCATGAGACACCAAAATGTTGACAAATCTGACCCAGGTTAAAAATTCTGTTAATCATCATCCACAGAAGATGATATACCTTAAACTGTTCCCCCATGTAGAGATTGGTATATCATCtataaagaaagaaagtaaGAGAGAAAGAATAGAGAGTAAAGTGATGCATTTGTTTACTCAGACTGACTCTCGTTTAATTTTTCTCATGTATTTTATTCCCTCATTTTCAATAACCCTCAGTAGTTTTCCTCTTCCTTCCCTTCTCTCTTGATGGTTGGGAATGAGTTGTAGGTTTCAGTCCAGTATTTGACGTAGTATGATCTCAGGTCAAAGCTAAAGAGACGACACACAAATGTTACAATCAAAAAGTTTGAATGATGAAGGCAAAAATCAAATGGCAGGTTGAGTGACTTCATaaatctttgttgtttttttctgtggtctACTGCATGaatttttgctgctgtgttgGTTGGATCCAAAAATTGTCTGATCAATAGAAATAAAGCCTTCTAGCAATGCATGGCAtgaaaaacacttaaacacagcagtaaaaacagcagaaaaaataaaagaaaacacattctTCCATTTACATacaaaatgtttctgatgaTGACTAGATTGTAAATTTTTACTTAGAAAGTAAAATTTAGGGGGGGGGCAGCTCTATGTAAAGAAGTGAGTCTATGAGCTCTGCATGGattaaaatttgaatattgTCTTTTGCTCTCACTCTATCTCAAAGTCAAGAAAGGACATAGTACAACGTGTTAGTAGTCACGTAATTTAAAGACGAGATTTTAAAGTAGACGTTTCCTGAACCGTCCAGTGAGGTAAATCGCCTTGAAATGCCAAAACATTCGAAGGCCAAAGCAGGTCAAGAGGCCTTGGACTCTCCCAACCCTGAATCCCCGAAAACCACAGAGAGCTTGTCGGACACGGATGCGATAATGATGGCACTGAAGAGAATTGAACAAAATGTGGTAGCTAAGATTGATACATCGCCACATTATCATGTGAACCGCACAAGAAAATGAACAATTTTTCAAGGGACATGAGAACGGAAATTCCCGGAGtctgaaaagaaataaaatcatatgCTACACAGATCGATAGCCTGGAAGAAGGAGCTAACAACTATGCTAACAGGGTCGTGgagttgaaaaataaatttacgTCTCTCACATTGGAAGTCACTCTGTTGACGGCCAAAACCAATGACCTGGAATGTCGCCAACGGAAAGACAACTGCAGAATAATTGGCGTGAAGGAAGGTTTTGGAGACACATGGCAGGGGTGGCTAATCTGCTGAAAGATATCCTGGACCTGACTTACACAACCACACTGAACCAAGTACACCAGAGCCTGCAGCCTAGACCAAATGGTGAAAATCCCCAAAGGGCTTTAATCAtcaaatttcaccactttaaagaaaaaactgatgTTCTTCGTAAGGCCGTCGGTGCAGAGCCCATGCTCCACAACAGGAAGCATTTCTACATCTACCCTGACTACTCGTCAGGAAGAAGAGGGCAGCTTTGCAGAGGTCAGAGGAATACTTCACCGGTGCCTGCGAgttataacctgacacgtcagatggaagTGGAAAACCTTTGATAttcagtgtttgggaaagggcagagcctttaaaaaaaaccttggtgggtgattggatggacgttctgtctgtcacatctttacaggccaatcagagcaacaaaacatgtgacgttgtCTCCGCTACCGAGGTGTGTGTGCGCAGCAACCAAGGAATAatctgcataatgtgaaccatggcgactgtagacatgtcagtacacgacttttgtcgtttttgaaaaaaaaaaaaaaaaaaaaactcagtgctgttctttttcttttaacaaagaaatgtcgtcaagttctggtaaaactggcgccttagcagcatccacgctagtgtcttctgccataattgcacaggcctcttgttgctgcttgcttacgtcatgactccgccgtgcccgaaagtactgcccctcattgctgattggtcctgtcactctcaaaccaggcccaaacggttcagacgagagctttgcaagatggtttcgccagtgagaaacacagaaacaggcttttccatctgctttgcaaggttacggGAGTGAAGTATGGTGTTTTGTTCCCTGCTCCGCTCAAGATTACCACAGCAACAGGTGAGCAAAAAACCTCTGATGACCCGAACAAGGCAAAGCAATACATCGAAGCTAACCTTTGGCCTCGGTAGACGGGAGGAGAGTGAGAGTTAAATTGAATTGTAAATGAGAAGGtagaatttcagaaaaaatattGTATATTGTTACCCTTTGCCTTAGCTACCAGGAAACAAGTTAAACTTTTTCAAAGATTAAAACTTTGGACTGGAACTTCTTCCCTTTCTTTATCCTGACCAAAAATCCATTGAGAATGTACTCATCCTTAAATCGGCCTATTGTAAAGCAGTATTCTTTTAAACCAAACATTCCTCAGTACAAATGCAAtctcttttaaaaacacagtacaGCCAAACTACAGTATTTTACCTTgccatattttacattaaattgcAGGTAACCTTCAGATTCAACAATTTCTGTGTGTATTACCCAATGGAGGACTTGGTGATCTTGTTGTTGATTGTCAGGTAAGGTTGGTGGTATTTGGTGAAGGGAGGCCAGGCTACTGGGACTCTACTCTCACCCGAATTGGGATTGCTGGAAGGGAGAATAGGgagagtttatttgttttttattaatccGAATCAATTAAGACAAGGCAGGGGATTTTAGATCAATTTACAACCATCATATTTGTTAGGAACAGATGAAATATCCTGAAAACGTGTCTGTCTATCTCTTCCTGATTCCCTTCTCTGTCCACAGTCCTACATAAATAAAGCTGCATTAGTCTGAAAAGAGATCAgtttaaactgctttaaaattgtcaaaagtaCCTCAGACTTGTTggatctttttaaataaaacctgacCATGTCAACCAGACTACTTAAGCCAGGTCAGATCCAGTTTAGACAACTCCAAACCAGATCAAATATATTCCTATAATAATCTACTAAAAACAGTTCAAACTGGTCTAAAAACTGctgaagaaaataagaaaacattATTTCATAGTTCATGTCAGGGTCACAAAGAAAGACATCTAACTGGTTTTATCATTCAAAACCTCAATAAAATGTAGACCTTGTTGTTGATATGTATGTTtgcagtgcatgctgggagtTTACCCAGTCTGTGCGAAGTTGGTCCAGTACGCGATCATGTACTCAGACAGATCTCTGTGTCGGGGGAAGTAGACCAATGGGGTGGAGAAGGGTTTACCAAACAGGTACTGTAGGTCCTCAGCATGCTCCGCCTCTACCCATTTAGGGAAACCTGGGATGCGAGTCTTCATGTTGAACAGGTAGGAGTAAGTACTGGCTCCACTGAGGGTCAAACAACACAAACCCAAAAGAGGAAACATGAATAATATACAAATAATTTCATCTTTATCTTTTCAAGTATAATATACCCCTCCACAGAGCTTTAGAGCTGACCTGGTGTTGTTGGCGTGGAGCTTAAGGGCAATCTGAGTGGGAACCAGGAACAGGAAGTCGGTCTCAATGTCAGCCACAGTCTTCTTCACCACGGCCTGCTCAGGAGCTGAACCCCAGTGAGCTGTGTAAACACTGTAGGCCGAAGAGACGGCAGCATTTCCTTTGTCCTTCGTCAGACCAGTCAGCAGACTCTTCACCTGCTGCCTGAAGAGCCCAAAGAGAGGCACACAACCACAACCCCTTTACTACATCTTTTACATCTCAAAATATCACAATTCAaacctctctgtagaaggcctcacagctgacaatttATATctgagcaaaaaccaagccatgaggtcaaaggatcCTGTCTCTGAACACAGAGACAGGATCGTTGCAAGGCATGGATTTGGTGAAGGCTACATAAAAGTCTGCTGCACTCAAGGTTCTCAAGAACAAGGTGGTctcataattctcaaatggatgAAGTTTGTCACAAAtgggactcttccaagagctggtcactaGGCCAAACTGAACAATCAGGGATAAGATCCTGAGTAAGAAAGGTGATCAAGAACCCCACAGTGACTGGCTGAGCCCCacagatcctgtgtggagatgggacaaagttccagaagtttaaacatcactgcagccctcctctGATCTGGCCTTATGGAAAAATGGCTagacggaagcctctcctcagtgcaaagcaCATCAAAGCCCACTAGATTTTCATTTGGAgtgttttgcaaactccaagcgggctttcatgtgttttgcactgaggagaggcttccgcCTTGCCAccctgccataaagcccagatcagtggagggctgcagtgatggttgctCAGTTTGACCAGATGACCAGCCCTTGGTTGTGCCAAATATCCatcatttgagaattatggaggccactgtactCAGTGGTAAATCAATGGtggagatttatttttgtagcCTTAGCTGTGCTgtcagttcctttgacctcatggcttcctttttgctctgaaatgccatttcagctgtgaggtcttctatAGAGAGCTGTGttcctttccaaatcatgtccagtcaattttATTACCACGGGtagactccagtcaaggtgtagaaacatctcagcaacgatccagagaaatggaaggaagctgagctaaatttcaactgtttttgcaacaggtctgaatacttatgtttATAcgatatttccatttttttaatttgaattaatttacaaaaactcttaaaattctgtttccactttgtcattatgggttactgagtgtagatggatgagaatatttttttcaactgtagcatttGGCTGCATCgtaataaaatagaaaaagtgaaggggttctggatactttctgaatgtactgtatgtaGTTGCTTACTTGCCTACGTGCCTACTTACTTACTTGATTACTTGCTTATAACATTCATACTTGCTTACTTACATACTTTCTTATTATGTATTTACTTGCTTACACATTATTTACTTGCCCACTGACTTTTTTCCTTCCACCATAACTCCTTACAATCTACTTCATTAATTACCTACTGACCGACTTTAAGAAGTTACCTTAAGAGCGTATTTAGAACTTAATGACTTTAAGAATGTAGCCTATACACTTTTACTTTAATTACTTTCTTATTATTTTCTTACTTTCTTACTTTCTTACTCCAGGAACATACTTACTTATTCACACACAATATTTTACAAAAGCAAGCATATAGCAGGCCATGATGCTCAGTACTCACACAGTGGTTTCATTTCTCATGTTAATTGAAGGAACATCGACTCCAGCAAATATGTGTCCATCCATGCTGTTGACCCCAGCTAGATAATCAAACTCAGCAGCATTGTGAAACAATTTACTGGGCTCATCTGGAATAAAGTCACCATCAACCACCGGGGCAAGTTCAAGGAGATCCATGACAGTACCTGCAAGGAGGACGGTGAGACATAGCTTGAGCACTACATCTGAATTGATAAAATTATTTGCTAGGCTCAGATGAGCCTAATGGACTCTAAATGAAATGTGCATGCCCGTAATGGAATTACAGCCAAAGATTATATTTTCAGTTAGAATATTATGGTAAAGTAGAAGTGCTACCGGCAAATTACACATCTTAGTTGGCCTATCCAGTGATGCTATTGAAGTTGCAACCGCTACTAAAGTAGCCCTGTTTAATTTGGTGTAGATGTTGGCTAAGGAGTTGAGACCTTTTCCCAGAATAAGCAGCACGTCAATTTTTCCAGCCATTGTGAGTTGAACAGGGTCACTCCTCTTCAGACATTCAATCATCTCATCTTCATTAATTTTCCAACAGCCAACTTTTCGAGCAATCTGCAAGAACATAAATGTTGATAGAGTAGAAGGGAATATTTATCACTTTGAACCACAATGATACCATCTACATGAGGCAGGATAAGAAAATAATGCAGACCTTCTTGGTGAGAGCCATGGGTTTGTTCTGTATAGCCCAGGGACTGAGTGCAACGCCACACTGTGTGATTGCTCTGCGGAATAACCCTTTACTGTAAGGAGACAGCATCTGAGGGACACACAGAGGAGATCCATGCAGCAGGGATGGTGTCTAAACTCTTCAAACCGTGTTTGGCTAACCCTCTCTCCATTTAACTTCCTGTCACCTGTAAAGTTGACTGGAAGTTGAACCTCTTACCTGGTAGCTGACACTGGCTGCTCCAGCTGACTGACCAAAGATGGTGATGTTATCAGGGTTTCCTCCGAATCCCTCAATGTTTCTGCGGACCCAGGCAATGGCAGCATGCTGATCCCACAGGCCATAGTTTCCTAACAGATAAAAGAGAGAACATGCTACTGTTTCCTGGGTAAAATTGAACTGGACATTAGCAGTTAGACTGGACTGCAAATTGGGCCAGTCCTCCCTGCAGATTACagtctgatgaaactaaaagtACCACAACTTCACCTCTTTCTGATCATCAACAGCTCTACGCTGTCTGCTATGATCATCAGTAGTACCCCTTCAGTTTAAAGAACAACAActttcattaacattaacatattcatgtctggatttaaaaaaaaaaaattaaaaagcctCCAGCTctctggactcttctcctgagTGTTCTTCTTTTAtaaccatgcaaagcagatagatttgccagaCCCCATCTATCCAAATCTATTGACATTTCACAATAATGACCTTCTCCTATTAACTGTGGTATCCTTGCTGAAGTTACCTATGACTTATGATTAGGCAGTGCAGCAATAGATAGAGTGTTTCCACTCTAAAAACTATTGTTTATTCACTGggggaaataaaacagagggaaGATGAATGCTTCTTATTAGGTACATTTTGCCTACTTGGCGGTTTAggtatacatttttttacagcACCTACTAGCTACTGTTTGTTTAACTACTTCTTAAACAGGttgatacataatttaatcctggattagacctctacTTTTCTCTGTTAGATTTTACtctgtctgtaatgtttgcaatgtggttatttcatgaatgtaactgccagactttgttttaaaaactggaCGGCACTTCTGACAGAGAAAGCGTCTCacatgaacggtctgtgagagtggccatcagagatgtagggtctgcagccagactgtcttggaaaCATTTATAAGAGTGCAAAAAACTCACACTGATGTAAGAAACAAACTTTCCAGACTAGAAAAAGACAGGGCTGGGGAAACATGATGGTGCCACGAAACATGTGAACAGTTCATCTGCACAAGGCTGCCTATAAGGGGGGGCTTCACGGGCCCAGCCTTACAGATCATTGATGGAAGTCAGCTAAAATACATACAGTATTTTTAATAACACCCCGATATTATTTGTAACGTAGATATGATTTATTGGGGTGGCAACATGCAACTTCCGTTCATCATTGCCTCAGTGAAAATGTAGCTTGCTTCAAAATATAAACCCCATCTCCTCAAATGGTATGAGCGGCTTTAtctttacctccgccaaggaggttatgtgatccggagggtttgttcgtttgttcgtttgttcgtttgttgGCAGCAtcactcaaaaagttatggacagattttgatgaattttcagtgaatgtcagaaatggcataaggaagaactgattagattttggaactgatccggatcaccatctggatccaggaatttttttaaggattctgtactattgggagatagggctaatggcggaggtctgcgctgttaccactttacaccaggagatggcagacataaGTAACTTCAATCCTGGCAGCATTTTGGgagtgtttctattcaaagttttggagtttacagaCTTTGAAAGAGACGAGTCGgcgcgtaacagagagaaagacagcgaattgtagcgtgAACACTCACAATactccagtgagaccatgggtgagactgtcagtgcatctgttggcaccagcaggcaacgctaccaccatgacagtccatcTGTAGTGGAGCCAATgttttgcctcactgtgtttccaccctaccagggagggagtaatcagcaaatgccgtggtggggggcacatggggtgatgatccaggaatattttaaaggattcttcactattgggagatagggctgatggcggaggtctgcgctctctgagtgcttttctagtctatTAATGTTAACATAGTCAGCTGGTCCATTGAACTTGACTGTTTGGCCAGGACCTTAAGAAGGTCAGGACGCCAAAAAAGAGAAGTGAAAAAAGAAGGCAGCTGGCTTTCATTTTGACCACAACTGTCTCTTGATAACTGTTTTTCAGTCGGATCCTAAACTAAATCTAAGcctggcagaagagcaaaatgCTAAGACTAGCACCAACTGCTGATCTGATGCACaattataaataaaactaagtCACATCATGCTACAGTGAACCATTCAGTGGGCCTTTCAGGGGCTCAGCCATGTTTTTGGGCCCACCTGCACCTACAGCTAGCTGAGCCCCACACTCCATTGTTGCATACTTGAACTTTCCCAGCAACCCCTCCTGTCTGTAACCAAAATAATCAGAGTGAGTGAACCTGATGCAGGATTTAGGGCACTAGAACACAGAACATGAGCTTTATTTTGTTCACCCTGTCCCATTTTAGAACAGTTAGCAGCTGAGCTAAGTCACAGTTTATCTGCTAAAATACTGATAAGACCACAAAAAGATCACCAGTCCCTTCACGTGCATGCTGGGAAACAGCAGCTGGTACTATGTACACACTCCAAAATACAAGGTGAACTTTGGGATGTGAACTGAGACTGAAGGAGTATGGGGAAGGTTAACTATCAGCTCATGTAGAAACAGTATAGGTGTTTTGCTCAGACCTGGCAATCGGGAGTCTCCAGTGCTCAGGAAACCCAGTGTCCCGACTCTGTAGTTCACGGTTACAACGATGACTTTGCCTCTGTCAGCCAT
The Cheilinus undulatus linkage group 5, ASM1832078v1, whole genome shotgun sequence DNA segment above includes these coding regions:
- the LOC121510447 gene encoding bile salt-activated lipase-like, which translates into the protein MMMLLVFLVGMWLNSASAAKLGVVQTESGQVQGKNHWMGLFSSVDVFKGIPFAAVPDKWEKPKPHPGWDGVMKATKYRDRCLQVTLLQTNTQGSEDCLYLNIFVPQGTKLSKSLPVMVYLFGGAFLLGASNDVAILGDSLYDGKEMADRGKVIVVTVNYRVGTLGFLSTGDSRLPGNYGLWDQHAAIAWVRRNIEGFGGNPDNITIFGQSAGAASVSYQMLSPYSKGLFRRAITQCGVALSPWAIQNKPMALTKKIARKVGCWKINEDEMIECLKRSDPVQLTMAGKIDVLLILGKGTVMDLLELAPVVDGDFIPDEPSKLFHNAAEFDYLAGVNSMDGHIFAGVDVPSINMRNETTVQQVKSLLTGLTKDKGNAAVSSAYSVYTAHWGSAPEQAVVKKTVADIETDFLFLVPTQIALKLHANNTSGASTYSYLFNMKTRIPGFPKWVEAEHAEDLQYLFGKPFSTPLVYFPRHRDLSEYMIAYWTNFAQTGNPNSGESRVPVAWPPFTKYHQPYLTINNKITKSSIGFDLRSYYVKYWTETYNSFPTIKREGKEEENY